In Gadus morhua chromosome 2, gadMor3.0, whole genome shotgun sequence, a single window of DNA contains:
- the rasd2a gene encoding GTP-binding protein Rhes — protein MEMNANEKLYLSADGISEPCNSYPGHHPYRLTGGKNLTHKKSESVSPNPKRSLQNKCQSQYSNSSVAISDIGATMADTGMLKTVKARWRQDKRDCVGSSSADDEKRSSSDQLQKKPVEDLPKTPLSSENSGDGTVPPGQIKPRNCRRIVVLGAPKVGKTNIVRRFLGDEFDERYVPTTEDFHRKMYHIRGKPYLIDVLDAAREREFPAKRRLSILTGDIFVLAFSLDDRDSLKEARNLRNEIISSKTTLMKSKDSPRVPIVICGNKVDLAAGRVVSRSEISEILGEDAAYYETSAKAGSGLDDVFRALVTLGGLPAEIIPSQHQTISLHTYQSLFSNQRAVRKMSSEVPMDGPCAALCASARRPSFNSDLKLVLGSSSSKNKPKKCQIQ, from the exons ATGGAGATGAACGCAAATGAAAAGTTGTATCTTTCGGCTGACGGCATCtctgaaccttgcaattcttaTCCCGGGCATCACCCATACCGCTTGACTGGAGGGAAGAACCTTACGCACAagaaaagtgaaagtgtgtcacCTAACCCGAAACGAAGCCTGCAGAACAAATGCCAGTCGCAATATTCCAATTCCAGTGTTGCCATCTCAGATATAGGTGCAACCATGGCAGACACGGGCATGCTGAAAACGGTCAAGGCACGATGGAGACAAGACAAGAGGGATTGCGTCGGATCCTCCAGTGCTGATGACGAGAAGCGTTCTTCGTCCGATCAACTCCAAAAGAAACCAGTTGAAGATTTACCCAAAACGCCACTTTCCAGTGAGAACAGTGGCGACGGGACGGTGCCCCCCGGACAGATCAAGCCGAGGAACTGTCGGCGGATCGTAGTCCTGGGCGCGCCAAAAGTTGGAAAGACCAACATCGTCCGTCGGTTTCTGGGGGACGAGTTTGACGAGCGGTATGTGCCGACGACGGAAGACTTCCACAGGAAGATGTACCACATCCGAGGGAAACCTTATCTCATCGATGTCCTGGACGCGGCGCGGGAAAGAGAATTCCCCGCCAAACGGAGGTTATCCATTTTGACAG gtgacatTTTTGTGCTGGCGTTCAGCTTGGATGACCGAGACTCGTTGAAGGAGGCGCGCAATCTGCGCAACGAGATCATCTCTAGCAAAACAACTCTGATGAAATCAAAGGACTCCCCGAGGGTACCGATTGTCATCTGTGGCAATAAAGTCGATCTGGCCGCGGGGAGGGTCGTGAGCCGGTCGGAAATCAGTGAAATCCTCGGCGAGGACGCTGCGTACTACGAAACGTCGGCCAAAGCAGGCTCAGGACTCGATGACGTGTTCAGGGCGCTCGTGACGTTGGGTGGGCTGCCTGCCGAGATCATTCCGTCACAGCATCAAACAATATCCCTCCACACCTATCAGTCGCTTTTCTCCAACCAGAGAGCGGTGAGGAAGATGAGCAGCGAGGTCCCGATGGACGGGCCGTGCGCCGCGCTCTGCGCGTCGGCGCGCCGCCCGAGTTTCAACAGTGACCTGAAACTGGTGCTTGGATCAAGCAGCAGTAAGAACAAACCCAAGAAGTGTCAGATTCAATGA
- the rsad1 gene encoding radical S-adenosyl methionine domain-containing protein 1, mitochondrial, whose product MTNVTMIKRVLFFKTITVPFSSGSRRCSTRVSTGELKAAVTESAQPSPLSGEASLYVHWPYCLRRCSYCNFNKYIPKADNSSIMADCLQRETETLLRLSQVSSITSVFFGGGTPSLAHPSTIEKVLESISRHASLADSAEVTIEVNPTPVGMSRLEEFHRSGVNRFSIGVQSLQDKDLKLLGRDHNSQHALRTLAEARRLCPGRVSVDVMFGRPGQTLDSWERELSELLRVCDDHVSLYQLTVERGTALFKQVEQGQLALPAEEVMAAMYHSARTLLLQHGFQQYEVSNFARRNAVSHHNMNYWKGGQYIGVGPGAHGRFAPLEEGRAVREARVQTLEPDFWIQEVQHRGHATRRRIPLPSPLGLLEEVLAMGLRLTEGIAHQHWHIFCPEADLRTVFGTYPDVQNLLLSGHLILDDRGLRCSWDGLALLDGMLPTLLLALEGHMSP is encoded by the exons ATGACTAACGTGACCATGATTAAACGCGTACTGTTCTTCAAGACAATAACAGTCCCTTTTTCAAGCGGCAGTAGGCGCTGCTCTACCAGGGTTTCAACTGGTGAGCTAAAAGCTGCAGTGACAGAGAGCGCACAGCCCTCGCCGCTTTCAGGGGAGGCGTCATTATACGTGCAT TGGCCTTACTGTCTTAGAAGATGCTCCTATTGCAACTTTAACAAGTACATCCCCAAAGCTGATAACAGCTCCATTATGGCTGACTGCCTTCAGCGGGAGACGGAAACGTTACTACGGCTGAGTCAAGTGTCTAG CATCACATCTGTGTTTTTTGGTGGTGGAACCCCGAGTCTGGCACACCCCTCCACCATTGAGAAGGTCTTGGAGTCTATATCCAGACATGCTAGTCTGGCAGACAGCGCTGAAGTCACCATAGAGGTCAACCCGACCCCAGTAGGGATGTCCAGGTTAGAAGAGTTTCACCGTTCGGGGGTAAACCGTTTCTCCATCGGTGTTCAG TCGTTGCAGGACAAGGATCTCAAACTCCTGGGCAGGGACCACAACTCCCAGCATGCCTTGCGGACCCTCGCCGAGGCCCGGCGGCTGTGCCCCGGCCGTGTGTCGGTGGACGTCATGTTCGGGCGGCCCGGCCAGACCCTGGACTCCTGGGAGCGGGAGCTATCTGAGCTTTTGAGGGTGTGCGACGACCACGTGTCTTTGTACCAGCTGACGGTGGAGCGGGGAACCGCGCTGTTCAAACAG GTGGAGCAGGGCCAGCTCGCCCTGCCGGCGGAGGAGGTGATGGCGGCCATGTACCACTCTGCCCGGACGCTTCTCCTCCAGCACGGCTTCCAGCAGTACGAGGTTTCGAACTTCGCCAGGCGT AACGCCGTCAGCCATCACAACATGAACTACTGGAAGGGTGGGCAGTACATTGGAGTGGGCCCAG GGGCACACGGGCGCTTTGCTCCCCTAGAGGAGGGAAGGGCCGTCAGGGAGGCCAGGGTCCAGACCTTGGAGCCAGACTTCTGGATCCAAGAGGTCCAGCACAGGGGTCACGCCACCCGCAGAAGGatccccctccccagccctctgggact gttggaggaggtgctggCGATGGGGCTGAGGCTGACAGAGGGCATTGCTCACCAG CATTGGCACATCTTCTGCCCTGAAGCAGACCTCCGGACAGTGTTTGGCACATATCCGGACGTCCAAAACTTGCTACTAAGCGGACATTTGATTCTCGACGACCG AGGGCTACGGTGTTCCTGGGACGGACTGGCGCTACTCGACGGCATGCTGCCAACACTCTTGCTGGCGCTGGAAGGCCATATGAGCCCTtga
- the LOC115532948 gene encoding E3 ubiquitin-protein ligase TRIM39, producing MELRLLVIGSNGPAQFQLTNAILGREEFSKAVTGIPSSMKNTGQLAGRRVAVINGPNIYTKDITEAKRKMELKRSKCLCVPGPHALLVAFDLEQISLNDIQMPKLVTKRFGVNCLRHCMVLLAYEGPLEGGALDDRVLRSDWHLKELVQKFGGRYHVFSKNWRDDRRDVEFLQKVEWMVASGGGSFFSSRTFQRAESSVRKEETRIRRQRAAEMERAGEELEQRFSGEELQRQRQVYDYVVGAEIRAEAEMDNGWLRTSLARGLGTGLAVGAMMGALVGAVEGPGGMVLYGIIGGAVGGAAGGAAQVAIDNLEDRVAPAARLNFNSIFINRFFPSARGSMASTVSLLSEKSFLCFLCRDVFINPVTIPCGHSFCKTCLCHSWSKHQSTFCPQCKRVFSTRPDLSINRILADVSENYRKNRPLKPPVEKVEANVGQMIQERQHKIERLKYSVQLLKTSCLREVRESQKVFSALVHSMEKSHKWVVAAIEEREQEEERKVEMLIHDLEQEIRQLRSQEQRKEALKYGSQVLHTSENDDAEPDVPSCASLTICPTDMKDWSKVTMETDPCVAITRRALSEMMDMLKEEVNRLSKSELKRIQKYTADVNLSPKTAHPSLSISEDRKQVRHTDKLQEVPDNPKRFDRVANILGRESFGAGRYYWEVEVGDKLEWSIGVVRQTVNRKGKFTVCPANGFWTLSLKPGGQYVANSSPPAVVGVEEKPRKVAVFLDYGEGHVSFYCVESGVHMFTFRDSFTDRLHPFFSPGRLHGGRNAAPLVVTSSCCSI from the exons ATGGAACTACGGCTCCTGGTGATCGGAAGCAACGGTCCAGCTCAGTTCCAACTGACCAACGCCATCCTTGGGAGGGAGGAGTTCTCCAAGGCGGTCACCGGCATTCCCTCCAGCATGAAGAACACGGGACAGCTGGCCGGGCGGCGGGTGGCCGTGATCAACGGTCCGAACATCTACACCAAGGACATCACcgaggccaagaggaagatggagcTGAAGAGGTCAAAGTGCTTGTGCGTGCCGGGCCCCCACGCCCTGCTCGTGGCCTTCGACCTGGAGCAGATCTCCCTCAACGACATCCAGATGCCCAAGCTGGTGACCAAGCGCTTCGGGGTGAACTGCCTGCGTCACTGCATGGTGCTGCTGGCCTACGAGGGTCCCCTGGAGGGCGGCGCCCTGGACGACCGGGTGCTGCGCAGCGACTGGCACCTGAAGGAGCTGGTGCAGAAGTTCGGAGGGCGCTACCACGTGTTCAGCAAGAACTGGAGGGACGACCGGCGGGACGTGGAGTTCCTGCAGAAGGTGGAGTGGATGGTGGCGTCGGGCGGGGGCAGCTTCTTCTCCAGCAGGACCTTCCAGCGGGCGGAGTCCAGCgtgaggaaggaggagacgcGGATCAGGAGGCAGCGGGCGGCGGAGATGGAGAGGGCCggcgaggagctggagcagcgcTTCAGCGGGGAGGAGCTGCAGCGGCAGCGGCAGGTGTACGACTACGTGGTCGGGGCGGAGATCCGGGCCGAGGCGGAGATGGACAACGGCTGGCTCAGGACTTCCCTTGCCAGGGGGCTGGGCACCGGCCTGGCCGTGGGGGCCATGATGGGCGCGCTGGTCGGGGCCGTGGAGGGTCCCGGGGGCATGGTCCTGTACGGGATCATAGGAGGCGCGGTGGGGGGCGCCGCCGGGGGGGCCGCCCAGGTTGCCATTGACAACCTGGAGGACAGAGTGGCCCCCGCGGCCAGGCTCAACTTCAACTCCATCTTCATCAACCGGTTCTTCCCCTCGGCCCGGGGG AGCATGGCGTCTACCGTCAGCCTACTCAGTGAGAAGTCCTTCCTGTGCTTTCTGTGCAGAGATGTCTTCATCAATCCCGTCACTATTCCATGCGGACACAGTTTCTGCAAAACCTGTCTCTGCCATTCTTGGTCCAAGCACCAGTCCACCTTCTGCCCACAGTGTAAAAGAGTGTTTTCCACAAGGCCGGACCTTAGTATCAACAGAATCCTCGCAGATGTGTCTGAGAACTATAGGAAAAATCGGCCGCTGAAGCCACCCGTTGAAAAAGTT gaagcgaATGTTGGGCAAATGATTCAGGAAAGGCAGCACAAGATAGAGAGGTTGAAGTATTCGGTCCAGCTCCTAAAG ACCTCTTGTCTCAGAGAGGTGCGAGAGAGCCAGAAGGTGTTTTCCGCTCTGGTCCATTCCATGGAGAAGAGCCACAAGTGGGTGGTGGCCGCCATCGAGGAgcgagagcaggaggaggagaggaaagtggAGATGCTGATCCATGATCTGGAGCAGGAGATCAGACAGCTGAGGAGCCAGGAGCAGAGAAAGGAGGCCCTTAAATACGGTTCTCAGGTTCTTCATACTAGCGAAAACGACGATGCGGAACCCGACGTGCCATCG TGTGCGTCTCTTACTATTTGCCCCACTGATATGAAAGACTGGTCGAAGGTTACCATGGAAACCGACCCTTGCGTTGCCATCACCAGGAGAGCTCTTTCTGAGATGATGGATATGCTAAAGGAAGAGGTTAATCGACTGTCAAAATCTG AACTTAAGAGAATACAGAAATACACAG CGGATGTCAACCTGAGTCCGAAGACGGCGCACCCCTCGCTCTCCATCTCAGAGGACAGGAAGCAGGTGAGACACACGGACAAGCTCCAAGAGGTGCCGGACAACCCCAAGAGGTTCGACCGCGTGGCCAACATCCTGGGCAGGGAGAGTTTTGGCGCCGGCCGGTActactgggaggtggaggtgggggacaAGTTGGAGTGGAGCATCGGCGTGGTACGACAGACCGTCAACAGGAAGGGGAAGTTCACCGTCTGCCCGGCCAACGGCTTCTGGACTCTGAGCCTCAAGCCCGGAGGCCAGTACGTCGCCAACAGCTCACCGCCCGCGGTGGTGGGCGTGGAGGAGAAGCCCAGGAAGGTGGCTGTGTTTTTGGACTACGGAGAGGGCCACGTGTCCTTCTACTGCGTGGAGAGCGGGGTGCACATGTTCACATTCAGGGACAGCTTCACAGACAGACTCCATCCGTTCTTCAGTCCCGGTCGCCTACACGGAGGCCGGAACGCCGCGCCTCTTGTCGTCACCTCCAGCTGTTGCAGCATCTGA
- the cldnk gene encoding claudin k, which produces MATTGMQLLGLIMAIVGWVCGAIVCTMPLWRVTAFIGNNIVTAQIIWEGLWMTCIVQSTGQIQCKVYDSMLALPSDMQAARGLTVLSIMLCGVALSLGVVGVKCTKCIGVNSLKARISRISGIMFAIAGFLYLVPICWTAHSIIRDFYDPHVAAPHKRELGPALYIGWGASALLLIGGSLLYAGSSPPGMPGSPTFSSGESSPRRGPASQVKGYV; this is translated from the coding sequence ATGGCGACCACGGGTATGCAGCTGCTCGGCCTGATCATGGCCATCGTGGGCTGGGTGTGCGGGGCGATCGTGTGCACCATGCCGCTGTGGCGCGTCACCGCCTTCATCGGGAACAACATAGTGACGGCGCAGATCATCTGGGAGGGCCTCTGGATGACCTGCATCGTGCAgagcactgggcagatccagtGCAAGGTGTACGACAGCATGCTCGCCCTGCCCAGCGACATGCAGGCGGCCCGCGGCCTCACGGTCCTCTCCATCATGCTTTGCGGCGTGGCGCTCTCCCTGGGCGTGGTGGGCGTCAAGTGCACCAAGTGCATCGGCGTCAACAGCCTCAAGGCCCGCATCTCCCGCATCTCCGGCATCATGTTCGCCATCGCGGGCTTCCTGTACCTGGTGCCCATCTGCTGGACGGCCCACTCCATCATCAGGGATTTCTACGACCCGCACGTGGCGGCGCCGCACAAGCGAGAGCTCGGCCCGGCGCTGTACATTGGCTGGGGGGCGTCCGCTCTGCTGCTCATCGGGGGTTCTCTGCTCTACGCCGGGTCGAGTCCCCCGGGCATGCCCGGCTCGCCCACCTTCAGCAGTGGGGAGAGCAGCCCCCGCAGAGGCCCTGCCTCACAGGTTAAAGGCTACGTCTAA